The Halomonas sp. KG2 genome contains a region encoding:
- a CDS encoding histidine phosphatase family protein has protein sequence MRFPNADITTIDIMRHGEPVGGRMLRGSTDHPLSETGWKQVSDAVMRHTVDGKPPYDAIVSSPLLRCREFALWLGEEFDVPVQVDDDLAELHLGRWEGKTHAQVFADEGSEPMSAFWFNPCQVAPPEGETLAALDARVSESWQRLLANPPGKHVLVVAHLFVCNALLRQVLGQPLGNGLVMDLPYAAMSRLRHEHHALGETTFVEWIGR, from the coding sequence ATGCGCTTTCCAAATGCAGACATCACCACCATCGATATTATGCGCCATGGAGAGCCAGTCGGCGGGCGCATGTTACGTGGCAGCACCGACCACCCACTGAGTGAAACGGGCTGGAAGCAAGTGAGTGATGCCGTCATGCGCCACACGGTGGACGGCAAGCCACCTTACGATGCGATTGTTAGTTCGCCACTACTGCGTTGCCGCGAATTTGCGCTGTGGCTAGGCGAGGAGTTTGATGTACCTGTACAAGTTGATGATGACTTGGCTGAACTTCACTTGGGGCGCTGGGAAGGCAAAACGCATGCCCAGGTATTTGCCGATGAGGGCAGTGAGCCAATGAGCGCGTTTTGGTTTAACCCCTGCCAAGTCGCGCCCCCAGAAGGGGAAACATTGGCAGCGCTGGATGCTCGGGTTAGTGAATCCTGGCAGCGGCTGTTGGCTAATCCGCCCGGTAAGCACGTGTTGGTGGTGGCACATCTGTTTGTCTGCAATGCGCTGCTGCGCCAAGTGCTGGGGCAGCCGCTTGGTAACGGCTTAGTGATGGACTTGCCCTATGCTGCGATGAGCCGCCTGCGCCACGAGCACCATGCGCTGGGCGAAACCACCTTTGTTGAGTGGATAGGGCGTTAG
- the phnE gene encoding phosphonate ABC transporter, permease protein PhnE, with the protein MSSTNALARQQAAREGHWRRLPLIDNPRVRWGLVLGAIAYLVLALASVDVNWARVAEGAGRALNFLGAFLQPDFVSRQSDIIAGLLESLTMTLTSTVIGVLLAIPVGLGAARNISPLPIYAVCRAIIAVSRTFQEIIIAILFVVMFGFGPFAGMLTLAFATIGFMAKLLAEDIEDLDWRQVEAVRATGASWWQTMNHAIQPQVMPRLIGLSMYRLDINFRESSVIGIVGAGGIGATLNTSLSRYEYGTSAAILLIIIAIVLMSEYASSYVRRWTQ; encoded by the coding sequence ATGAGCAGCACCAATGCACTGGCGCGCCAACAGGCTGCGCGTGAAGGGCACTGGCGGCGCTTACCACTGATTGATAACCCGCGTGTGCGTTGGGGACTGGTGCTAGGCGCGATTGCATATTTGGTACTGGCGCTTGCCTCTGTGGACGTTAATTGGGCACGCGTGGCGGAAGGAGCCGGACGCGCACTCAATTTTCTTGGTGCGTTTCTGCAGCCGGACTTCGTTAGCCGCCAGAGTGACATTATCGCGGGCCTGCTAGAAAGTCTGACCATGACGTTAACCTCTACGGTGATTGGCGTGTTATTGGCCATTCCTGTGGGGCTGGGGGCGGCGCGTAATATCTCGCCATTACCTATTTATGCCGTGTGCCGCGCGATTATTGCCGTGTCGCGCACCTTCCAAGAAATTATCATCGCCATTCTGTTTGTGGTGATGTTCGGCTTCGGGCCGTTTGCGGGCATGTTGACCCTGGCGTTTGCCACGATTGGTTTTATGGCCAAGCTGCTGGCAGAGGACATTGAAGATCTCGACTGGCGGCAGGTAGAGGCCGTACGCGCCACCGGGGCGAGCTGGTGGCAAACCATGAATCATGCCATTCAACCTCAGGTGATGCCGCGCTTAATTGGCCTCTCGATGTATCGACTGGATATCAACTTCCGTGAGTCGTCAGTGATTGGCATTGTCGGCGCTGGCGGTATCGGTGCCACTCTGAATACCTCGTTGAGCCGCTACGAGTACGGCACATCTGCTGCCATCCTGCTGATTATCATCGCTATTGTACTGATGAGTGAGTATGCCTCCAGCTATGTTCGCCGCTGGACACAGTAA
- a CDS encoding C40 family peptidase, translating into MPFIRLSPLLTLFALLLLAGCASKEITTAPASNDQAGISMERALILSHAQQAIGTPYRFGGNTPEGLDCSGLVEMTYRAAGIRVPRTANDQFRALPQVDTPRPGDLLFFGDGAKATHVGIYGGNRQMIHAPGSGRAVVSVPLDVDYWNQRFLGAASPAP; encoded by the coding sequence ATGCCATTTATCCGTCTGTCCCCACTGTTAACGCTATTCGCGCTGCTGCTATTAGCAGGGTGTGCCAGCAAAGAGATCACGACTGCTCCCGCCTCAAATGATCAAGCGGGTATTTCGATGGAGCGCGCGCTGATTCTCTCTCATGCCCAGCAAGCGATTGGCACACCCTATCGCTTTGGCGGCAATACGCCGGAGGGGCTGGATTGTTCGGGGCTTGTGGAAATGACTTATCGCGCTGCGGGCATACGCGTGCCCCGCACTGCTAACGATCAGTTCCGCGCGCTGCCGCAGGTAGATACGCCACGTCCAGGTGATTTACTGTTCTTTGGAGATGGTGCCAAAGCCACACACGTAGGCATTTATGGCGGGAACCGGCAAATGATCCACGCACCTGGCAGCGGTCGAGCCGTGGTCAGCGTGCCACTGGATGTCGATTACTGGAATCAGCGCTTTTTAGGGGCTGCTTCGCCAGCACCCTAA
- a CDS encoding glutathione S-transferase has product MIRVHHLEKSRSHRILWLLETLGLDYDIEVYQRDPNTQLAPESLKKIHPLGKSPVITDGELTVAESGAIIDYLVNCYGNTKDQLLEENRNEWVNYRYWLHYAEGSLMPLLVMGLVFSQLPKQSPWLIKPLAKGISSTVQQRFIQPQLKQHLTIIESHLHKRSNFAGDWPSGADIQMSFPLQAVAATQSLSAYPAIAAFVARIESDPAWQRVVERAGPLTMPGG; this is encoded by the coding sequence ATGATCCGCGTTCACCATCTCGAAAAATCCCGTTCCCACCGTATTTTATGGCTTCTGGAAACGCTTGGCCTTGATTATGATATTGAGGTTTATCAGCGTGATCCTAATACTCAGCTAGCCCCGGAATCACTTAAAAAAATCCACCCGCTGGGTAAGTCGCCAGTGATTACCGACGGTGAGCTGACCGTAGCAGAGTCAGGGGCAATTATTGATTATCTCGTCAACTGCTATGGTAATACCAAAGATCAGCTCCTTGAGGAAAACCGTAATGAGTGGGTAAATTATCGCTACTGGCTCCACTATGCAGAAGGTTCGTTAATGCCGCTGTTAGTGATGGGGCTGGTCTTTAGCCAACTGCCTAAGCAGTCTCCGTGGCTGATTAAGCCGTTAGCAAAAGGAATTAGCTCAACGGTGCAGCAGCGATTTATCCAGCCCCAACTTAAACAACATCTAACCATTATTGAATCGCACCTACACAAACGAAGTAATTTTGCGGGTGACTGGCCGAGTGGGGCCGATATACAAATGAGTTTTCCGCTACAGGCCGTTGCCGCGACACAATCGTTGTCAGCGTATCCGGCTATCGCAGCATTTGTGGCGCGTATTGAAAGTGATCCTGCCTGGCAACGGGTTGTTGAGCGCGCTGGCCCCCTTACCATGCCCGGTGGGTAG
- the phnE gene encoding phosphonate ABC transporter, permease protein PhnE, whose protein sequence is MPVSTSPQGAPLWQRRTTRAQWLQFAAWLLGISLFLLCWKVISDNTMWVFVEDAGRQGSDLISRMMPPRWEYANVLWKPMWDTLNIATLGTALGIVMAFPVAFLAARNTTPHPLIRSLALTVIVSSRSINSLIWAMLLVTILGPGVLAGIIAIALRSIGFVGKLLYEAIEEIHPTPVEAISATGASRLQVMNYAVLPQVMPAFAGISVYRWDINIRESTVLGLVGAGGIGLQLNASINSLAWNQVSVIFVMIFATVLVSEWVSARVRHAII, encoded by the coding sequence ATGCCTGTTTCAACATCCCCCCAAGGGGCACCGCTTTGGCAGCGGCGCACTACCCGTGCCCAGTGGCTGCAATTCGCTGCCTGGCTTCTAGGCATCAGCCTGTTTCTACTATGTTGGAAAGTGATTTCTGATAACACGATGTGGGTGTTCGTTGAAGATGCTGGCCGCCAGGGCAGCGACTTAATCAGCCGTATGATGCCGCCGCGTTGGGAGTATGCCAATGTGCTGTGGAAGCCCATGTGGGATACCTTGAACATTGCCACGTTAGGGACGGCGCTAGGTATTGTCATGGCCTTTCCCGTGGCGTTTTTAGCGGCACGCAACACCACGCCACACCCACTGATACGCAGCTTGGCGCTCACTGTTATTGTTTCGTCTCGCTCTATCAACTCGCTGATTTGGGCCATGCTGTTGGTCACAATTCTTGGCCCTGGCGTCTTGGCGGGTATTATCGCCATTGCGCTGCGCTCCATTGGCTTTGTAGGCAAGCTGCTTTATGAAGCCATTGAAGAAATTCATCCAACCCCCGTTGAAGCGATTAGTGCCACCGGTGCCAGCCGCCTACAGGTGATGAACTACGCTGTGTTGCCTCAGGTAATGCCTGCCTTTGCGGGTATTAGCGTGTATCGCTGGGACATTAATATTCGTGAGTCTACCGTGCTGGGTCTGGTGGGGGCTGGTGGTATTGGTTTGCAGCTCAATGCCTCAATTAACAGCCTTGCCTGGAACCAAGTTAGCGTCATCTTTGTGATGATTTTTGCCACGGTGCTGGTGTCCGAGTGGGTCTCTGCCCGTGTGCGTCACGCAATCATCTAG
- a CDS encoding DUF2835 domain-containing protein, with translation MPIIDVVIHLSKSECLAHYEERYSNVRARSVDGRWVIFPAEALRRVVGQEGVHGVYRLEFSDQSRFINIQPLSTS, from the coding sequence ATGCCCATCATCGATGTTGTTATTCATCTGTCAAAAAGTGAGTGTCTTGCGCATTACGAAGAACGTTACTCGAACGTGCGAGCGCGCAGCGTTGATGGCCGCTGGGTCATTTTTCCTGCTGAAGCGCTGCGCCGCGTAGTAGGACAAGAGGGCGTTCATGGCGTTTATCGATTGGAATTTTCTGACCAGAGTCGTTTTATCAACATTCAGCCTCTCTCAACGAGTTGA
- a CDS encoding antibiotic biosynthesis monooxygenase: protein MSASPVTLMVARRVASGRYHDFNRWLNEGRDLAADFPGYLGSGVLAPPNSDDEYQIIFRFSSSDTLTAWEHSASRNAWLQRGKGLYDAPHEHRATGLDAWFQSSSGTTPPRWKQAIAVWLAFFPISLLFNWLFGSALADWPMVPRVLVSTMMLTPVMVFLFIPLSTRLLAPWLEGKWSPLDILSRWRHEHRT, encoded by the coding sequence ATGTCTGCCTCACCTGTCACGTTAATGGTAGCCCGTCGAGTGGCGAGCGGCCGTTACCACGATTTTAACCGTTGGTTGAACGAAGGCCGCGACTTGGCGGCTGACTTTCCCGGTTATCTGGGGTCCGGTGTCTTGGCACCACCCAATAGCGATGACGAATATCAAATCATTTTCCGCTTTAGTAGCAGTGATACGTTAACAGCCTGGGAGCACTCGGCTTCACGGAATGCATGGCTACAGCGAGGTAAGGGGCTGTATGACGCACCGCATGAGCACCGTGCCACCGGTCTAGATGCTTGGTTTCAGTCTAGCTCGGGCACGACGCCTCCGCGTTGGAAACAAGCCATCGCCGTATGGTTGGCTTTTTTCCCCATTTCACTGCTGTTTAACTGGCTATTTGGCAGTGCCTTAGCGGACTGGCCCATGGTGCCCCGTGTTCTGGTCAGTACGATGATGTTGACGCCTGTCATGGTGTTTTTATTTATTCCACTTTCAACACGCCTACTTGCCCCTTGGTTGGAAGGGAAATGGTCGCCATTAGATATATTGTCACGTTGGCGTCATGAGCATAGAACGTAG
- the phnC gene encoding phosphonate ABC transporter ATP-binding protein, whose protein sequence is MLTLTGVGKRYPTGDRALTDIQLTLPKGQVMALIGPSGAGKSTLIRCVNRLVEPTQGSIRLEDVELTKLSGNRLRHARRSMGMIFQEYALVDRLTVMENVLSGQLGYVGFWRSFLRRYPQEAVAEAFRLLERVGLPHAIDKRADALSGGQRQRVGIARALLQSPKLLLVDEPTASLDPKTSRQIMRLIRELCAERELAAIINIHDVALAQQFADRIVGLRAGEIVFDGQPGELTSEILTTIYGEEDWDTTPEPADDETEQNVKESEEHRPYASCELSRLESLASGVAR, encoded by the coding sequence ATGTTGACTCTTACCGGCGTTGGCAAACGTTACCCTACTGGGGATCGTGCGTTAACCGATATACAACTGACGCTACCTAAGGGCCAAGTGATGGCGCTGATTGGGCCATCCGGTGCAGGGAAAAGTACGCTGATTCGTTGCGTGAACCGCTTGGTAGAACCCACCCAAGGCAGTATTCGCCTGGAAGATGTAGAGCTGACCAAACTTTCGGGCAATCGTCTGCGCCACGCGCGCCGCTCCATGGGAATGATTTTTCAGGAGTATGCACTGGTTGACCGTTTAACCGTGATGGAGAACGTACTGTCTGGTCAGCTAGGTTATGTGGGGTTTTGGCGTAGTTTCTTGCGTCGTTACCCACAAGAAGCCGTGGCCGAAGCCTTTCGCTTGCTGGAACGAGTTGGTTTGCCACACGCCATTGATAAGCGTGCCGATGCGCTCTCCGGTGGCCAGCGCCAGCGGGTTGGTATTGCCCGTGCGCTGTTACAAAGCCCAAAGCTACTGTTGGTTGATGAACCCACCGCCAGTCTCGACCCGAAAACATCACGTCAGATCATGCGTCTGATTCGTGAACTATGCGCCGAGCGAGAGTTGGCCGCGATTATCAACATCCACGATGTCGCACTGGCTCAGCAGTTTGCTGACCGTATTGTGGGATTGCGGGCTGGGGAAATCGTCTTTGACGGGCAGCCTGGCGAGCTTACCAGCGAAATTCTGACGACTATCTATGGTGAAGAGGATTGGGATACCACTCCAGAACCTGCTGATGATGAAACTGAACAGAATGTGAAAGAGAGCGAAGAGCATCGCCCTTATGCTAGCTGTGAGCTGTCCCGCTTAGAAAGCCTGGCGAGTGGGGTCGCGCGATGA